The Chitinophaga sp. H8 region ACTGGAAAATAAAATAGTGGTAGAAGCACGATATGCCGATGATCAAAAGCTCTTTTTTGAGCCGGATGATTTTCTGAAAAAGTATTTCGTTTCACTGATACCATATATTGATAAAACCAAAGAAGCTACTCCCAGACTGGCAGACCTGAAAATCAGGGAAGCCATAGAATTGCTGCTGCAATGGAACCCTGATTTCAAAAACCTGCTGTTTGATTTCAATGCACCGTACAAAATTGATCTGGAAGAATTTATGCGGCAAAACTATATGTTTAATGTACCCGTTACTTCTTTTGCAAAACTGACAGGACGTAGCCTCTCTGCGTTTAAAAGGGATTTTACCAGGATCTTCAATACTACCCCCAAACAATGGTTGCGGGATAAACGCCTCGAAGAGGCTTATTATCTGATCAAACACAAAAAGGAAAAAGCTGCTGAAATTTATCTGGATTTAGGTTTTGAAAATCTGTCGCATTTTTATTATTCCTTTAAACAGAAATTCGGGGTCACCAGCTCTGAAGTATAATTATTGACTATGTCTGCTATTATCTTCTTCTCTGAGTTTCCAGAACCCAATCAGTTCGTCATTTAAAGGGTCCATTACTTATGCGTAATTTTGGCCTTTTTATATAAGGCATTGGTCGGCAAAGGTACACACAATCCCTCCTCAAATGATAATGATTTCATAATCTCCCCGAACCATGGAGCAGTGTAGTTTTGAGCGCACAAATACCACACGCGCCATGAGCTACTTGTCCAGACTGTTATCTCTGATATGTTTCGTTTTTACCGTACAGCATGCAAGCGCACAATCGCTGCAACCCTGGAAAAAAGGATACCTCGACATTCATTTTATTAACACCGGCCGGGGAGAATGTGCTTTTATGATCATGCCGGATGGTACCACGATGATGATCGATGCGGGTGAGCTGAACCCTACCGATGCCCGTACGCTTTCTCCCAGAACAGCCCCCTTGCAACCCGATACTACCCAACCGGCCTATGCGTGGATAGCTGATTACGTGAAAGCGGTGAGTCCCACTCCGGGGATCGACTATGCGCTGGTAACCCATTTTCATGATGACCATTTCGGAGGTATGTATAAAACGGCTATACGCTCGCAGGCAGGAAAATACTGTTTGACTGGCATCACCGGGGTGGGCGACAGGATCCCTATTCATATGTTGGTAGACCGGGGATATCCAACGTACAATTATCCGGTAAACCTCCTGCAAAAGATGGAGGAACCGGCAGCTGCAAATGATGGGGAGCTGATGCAGCTGAAGAATTATATTGCGTTTATCAACTATCATACTGCGCATAGCGGCATGATCGCCGCCCGCTTCAAAACCGGCAGCAAAGACCAGTTTGTGATGCGTAAAGATCTGGCGGCCTATCCCGCATTTCATATCCGCAATATCATGTCCAATGGTTTTATCTGGAATGGGAAAGGAGAAGAAACGTTCAACCACTTCGCCAATACAGGTGGCCTGCTGCCCGATGAAAACAATGCGGGCTGTGGCATACGGGTACAGTATGGTAGCTTCCGCATGTTCTTTGGCGCAGATATCCAGGGAATTGTGAATTATGGCGATCCCGCTGCAGATGACATGGAAAGTGCTGTAGCACCAGTGGTAGGGCCTGTGGATGTAGCTACTACCAGTCATCATGGCAACAGGAATGCACTCAACATCAATTATATCCAGACCTTGCGCCCCCGCGTATGGATACAACAGGTATGGTCCAGTGATCACCCCGGTCATGAAACACTGATCCGCCTTACTGCTCCTGCCACCAACCCTTTTCCCCATGATCTCTTTGCTACCAATATGCTGGAGGCCAACAAGCTGGTGATAGGTCCCGCACTGGAAAATGCTTTTAAAAGCAGCTCCGGGCATATTGTCGTGCGGGTAGACCCCGATGGCAAAACATATCACATCATCGTGCTGGACTCCTTCCGGCGGGGCCAGCAGGTAAAAGGTGTTTTTGGCCCCTATACGGCAGGTGCAAATGGATAAATACAGATAATGGCACCATTTTAACGGGTGTTTATGTAATTTGTAGTACATCACCCGTTAAAACTGCAGTTATGATAAAAACAAAGCTCATCACCCTGATCATAGCATCTTGTTTGGCTGCTTTACCGGTATTTGCACAAGCTGTCTTATTGAAAAATGCTACGGTGATTGATGGTAATGGAAAAACCCCACAGCAGCACACCGACATCCTGATACTGGCAGATACCATCGCTGCCATAGGAAAAGGATTACAGCACCCCGGTGCTGTGGTGACCGACCTCAGTGGTAAAACGGTCATGCCTGCACTGATCAGCGCACATGTGCACGTAGGGGTGCTCAAAGGTACGGGCACTGCTGCGAGCAATTATACCCGCGAAAATATTATCCGCCAGCTCCGTAAATATGAAGACTATGGAGTAAGCCATGTGCTCACAATGGGTACCGATCGCCCGCTGATATTTGAAACGGGTATCCGGGACTCTTCCCTCGCCGGACTGCTGCCCGGTGCGCGATATCATGCAAGTGGTTATGGCTTTAATACACCGATGGCCAGCATGCCGCCCGACTTCTGGATGGATCTCCTTTATCGCCCGGCTACTGCGGCGGCGGTAGGGCCGCAAATGGATGCGCTGGCAAAAGTACATCCGGCAGTAGTCAAAATGTGGGTGGATGACTTTGGTGGCAGCGCAAAAAAAATGGACCCCGCTATATGCAAGGCAATCATCGATCAGGCACACCGGCATCACCTCCGCGCAGCGGCACATCTGTATTATCTCGAAGATGCACATAAACTGGTGGCCGGTGGACTGGATATCATCGCCCACAGCATACGCGATAAAGAAGTGGATCAAAGCCTCCTCAGCGAGATGAAGAAAAAAGGCGTGATCTATATTCCTACACTCTCGCTCGACGAGTTTGCCTACATTTATGCCCGTCAGCCCGACTGGATCAATGACGACTTTTTCAAGGCTTCCCTGGAACCCGGGGTATATGAAATGGTGACGTCCACCGACTATCAGCAAAAGCTGAAGAATGCTCCGGCGTACGACAAAAATGTGGCGGCTTTTGAAACGGCATTACGCAATGTGAAAAAGATCCACGATGCGGGTATTATTATCGCATTGGGTACTGATTCCGGTGCTTCTCCGGTACGTACGCAGGGCTTTTCGGAACACCTGGAGCTGGAACTGCTGGTACAGGCGGGGCTTACCCCTTTGCAGGCGATCACCGCCGCTACTAAAAATGCAGCACGGGCCCTGCAGATCAGTGCTAAGTCAGGCACGCTGGCCAAAGGTAAAACTGCCGACCTGATCATTCTCTCGGCCAATCCCGAACAGGATATCAAAAATACCCGGAAAATCATCGCCGTATATAAAGCAGGACAGCTGGTGAGCAACGGTCCTTTATCAAAATAAAAGCACGCAAAACAGGTACATGGAGAATTATACCATCATCATCTTTATTATGGCCATTATGATCGGCCTTTCTGCAATGGCCGATAAAGTAAAATTACCTTATCCTGTTTTGCTGATTGTAGCCGGTATCGGATTGGGATTTATCCCGGCCATGCCTGCGGTAGTACTTAATCATGATATCGTGTTCCTGATATTTTTGCCGCCGTTACTTTATGATGCGGCTTTTAATATTTCCTTCCAGGAGTTCAGGACCCACCTGAATACGATCAATACACTGGCGATATCGCTGGTATTTATCACTGCTTCAGGTATTGCGGTTACTGCCTGGCTGCTGATGCCGGGAATTACCTGGCCACTGGCTTTTGTACTGGGGGCTATCCTCTCTGCTACGGATGCCGTGGCGGCGATGAGCATCACCAAAGGCCTGGGGCTGTCGCACAAAACAGTAACCATCCTGGAGGGCGAAAGTCTGGTAAATGACGCTTCTGCACTGGTAGCTTATCGCTTTGCCGTGGCTGCGGTAACAGGTACTGCCTTTGTATTCTGGAAGGCTTCCCTGGAGTTTGTCCTGCTGATGGCCGGCGGATTCCTGATCGGATTTGTGATGAGCAAAATACTAGGGCTGGTCCTCTTCCGGGTACGCAAGAATGCCATGGTTACCATCAGCTTTATGCTGCTCATGCCTTTTGTAACCTACCTGCTGGCAGAAGAACTACATGTATCCGGCGTGATAGCCGTAGTAATACTCGGGCTCGGCATTGCCCGCTTCAGCAACCGCATCTTCCGGGATGATTTAAAACAACAATCCCGCTCCATCTGGGAAGTGATCATCTTTTTACTCAACGGACTGATCTTTATCCTCATCGGTTTACAATTGCCCTACGTGACCAAAAATATTCCGGATAACCAACTCTGGCCCTACATCGGATATGCTTTCCTGATCACCATCGTCACGCTGGTACTGCGCATGGCCAGGGTGTTTTTGCAACAGGTGAATCTGGACAGGGCCTTCCAAAGTAAAAGACATCGGGTCACGGAACATGCCCTGCTGGATTTTAAAACCAGCCTCATCATCAGCTGGTCCGGCATGCGGGGAATCGTTTCCCTGGCTATTGCTATTGGCCTGCCACTAACTTTAAAAGATGGCAGCCCTTTTCCCATGCGGGACGCGATCATATTCATCTCGGTGGTAGTGGTGCTGTTTACCCTGATAGGGCAGGGATTAACCTTACCCTTGATCGTAAAATGGCTGCAGAAAAAATAAGTGCTACCGGCACTATTGTTTCACAAACCGTATGAGCGCCGGTGCAGCATTATTCCTGCGTAATACTCCCATATACATGCCTTGTGGTAAATGCCCCGTGGCAATAGTTACTTTTGTTTTGCCTTTAATATTTATAGTGCGCTGCAAGCTACCATCCATTCCCGTGATGTCCAGTGTTTCCCACTTGTCACTAATCCGAAGGCCTTCCAGAGTCAATACATCACGTACGGGATTGGGATAGGTTTGTATTTTCGGAATATTGGGATCAGGGGAATTGATGCCGGTAATTACAAATGCGATGGGAGGTGAATAGCTAACGCAACTGCCTTGCACACTTTTTACCCTGTAATAACCCGGAGCGCCCGGAGCATAGCTGGTACCGTTAGCTGCCGGAACTACATATCCGTATTCGCCGTTGGGTTGTTCCACTTGCCAGCTATAGCCTTGTGAATTATTAGGGTTGGTGATCACCAGCTTATTGCTCTGAAGTGCAATGATTGGAGGAACTGCTCCTTCCATACTTATGGTAACCGTTTCACTGCGGCCTTCCAGCATACAGGTATTTCCTTCGGATGGTCTGACAGTGAAATAATGTTTTCTTGTACTGGCACCACGTGGTACTATTAGCCCAAATTGCATTGGCGCACCTAACCATTGTTTTGTTCCCACCATTGAGAATGTGCCAGGATTATTGGTTTCACTTTCCCATAACGTTACACTGGCACCCTCCGGAGCATTGTTGCTATTAAAGGTAAGTTCGTAATAACCTTCATAACACACACTGGCTGGAGCCGTGATTGTTGCCTGTATGGTGGCAGTAGTACCTTGTTGTAAGGTAATGTATTCACTGGTATGCATTCCTGCTGGCCAGCAAGCGCTTGCAGCGGTATACATTTTAACACGTATCTTGTCATCTGGATTAAAAGCCCGTGTAAAAGTGCTGACATTGTTGTTGGCCACTTCTGCTCCATTTACCTCCCACCTGAAAGAATAGGAGCTATTGATATTTTGGGGCTCAGCGGTAAATGTAACCGTATAACCATCACAGATAACCGTAGCCGATGAGGTAATGTTTACACTTGGAGGAGGGCTTTCCAGTACATTCAACATGACACTACCTGTACCAGGATTGCTGCAAGCCAGATTACTGGTAACAAGCAATTTTATCCGATGGCTTTGTGTGGCAGTGTCGATACTATAAGTAGGGCTGTTGGTACCAACAGGCTGATCATCTATGAACCATTGATAGGAAAGTAGCGTACCACCATCCTGAATGGAAGCGGTAAAGTTGACAGGGGAAGAAGGGCATATGTTATCAGCATCAGCACTGACAGTTAAATATGGACTGGTAACAGGAATTACTTCTAACGATATACTATCACTGGGGACATTATCTACCATACAACGGTATAAAATACCATTGAACTGAATGGGAACCTTCCCGAACATCAGCTTGGCACTGGCGGTGCCGGTGATAAATTGATCGTCACTGAGATCTTCAAATACACTGCCGGTATACTTTTGCCATTGATACTTGTTACCCTTTACACTCGTTGTAAAACTGGTGTCTGTCTCGGAACAAACACTTACTGCTTTGAACTCACCCGTCATGTTTCTATGTATCACTGTTGGATACTTCTCAGCATAGCTGATAAGGTCAGGTTTTCCATCACCATCCATATCGGCAATATTTCCCATCTTACTCGGATACGGAATGGGACATTGGATATCATGTTGTACCGAAATAGTACCCGGGCTGCTGTTGTTTAGAAACAGATGTGCTTTCGCTTCCACCTGATCTATAGTGAAAATATCCGGTTTACCATCCCCGTTCAGATCCCCCAGCACTGCATCAATGGATGGATTACTGTGTGTAGGTTCTTTTGGGGCGCTGAAGATAATACTGTCTGCCATGCTGGTATTACGGAATAAGGAAAGGCTACTGTGAGTACCTTTTACAATATCCGGTTTTCCATCTCCATCCAGATCTCCGGTTGCAATAGGTCCCCATAAACTTTCAGGAGTAACGGCAGGAGCCAGTGTGTTGAAGGAAAGCTGGCCAGGAGTGCTGTTATTCTGTAAGATAATAGGAACAGGCATTGTTTCCTGCGAAAGGGCAAGGTCTGGTTTCCCGTCCTGGTTATAATCACCGCACGTAATGCTCAGTATGTCAGGTGGATTATTCAGAAAAACACCCTCCTCAAAGGAAATCTTACCAGCGGTACTGTTATTTCTGAACAATACAAGATAAGGTGACCTGTGATTCCCTGT contains the following coding sequences:
- a CDS encoding amidohydrolase family protein gives rise to the protein MIKTKLITLIIASCLAALPVFAQAVLLKNATVIDGNGKTPQQHTDILILADTIAAIGKGLQHPGAVVTDLSGKTVMPALISAHVHVGVLKGTGTAASNYTRENIIRQLRKYEDYGVSHVLTMGTDRPLIFETGIRDSSLAGLLPGARYHASGYGFNTPMASMPPDFWMDLLYRPATAAAVGPQMDALAKVHPAVVKMWVDDFGGSAKKMDPAICKAIIDQAHRHHLRAAAHLYYLEDAHKLVAGGLDIIAHSIRDKEVDQSLLSEMKKKGVIYIPTLSLDEFAYIYARQPDWINDDFFKASLEPGVYEMVTSTDYQQKLKNAPAYDKNVAAFETALRNVKKIHDAGIIIALGTDSGASPVRTQGFSEHLELELLVQAGLTPLQAITAATKNAARALQISAKSGTLAKGKTADLIILSANPEQDIKNTRKIIAVYKAGQLVSNGPLSK
- a CDS encoding Na+/H+ antiporter, which translates into the protein MENYTIIIFIMAIMIGLSAMADKVKLPYPVLLIVAGIGLGFIPAMPAVVLNHDIVFLIFLPPLLYDAAFNISFQEFRTHLNTINTLAISLVFITASGIAVTAWLLMPGITWPLAFVLGAILSATDAVAAMSITKGLGLSHKTVTILEGESLVNDASALVAYRFAVAAVTGTAFVFWKASLEFVLLMAGGFLIGFVMSKILGLVLFRVRKNAMVTISFMLLMPFVTYLLAEELHVSGVIAVVILGLGIARFSNRIFRDDLKQQSRSIWEVIIFLLNGLIFILIGLQLPYVTKNIPDNQLWPYIGYAFLITIVTLVLRMARVFLQQVNLDRAFQSKRHRVTEHALLDFKTSLIISWSGMRGIVSLAIAIGLPLTLKDGSPFPMRDAIIFISVVVVLFTLIGQGLTLPLIVKWLQKK
- a CDS encoding helix-turn-helix domain-containing protein, with product MEATTEILFDKLVYSCAFEKYRGLEQFIPEHFIGFQIAGETHAFHSQGNTVISENNVLLVRRNQLIRTVKYPSKEGKYQFLSIILDQDTLQQYALENKIVVEARYADDQKLFFEPDDFLKKYFVSLIPYIDKTKEATPRLADLKIREAIELLLQWNPDFKNLLFDFNAPYKIDLEEFMRQNYMFNVPVTSFAKLTGRSLSAFKRDFTRIFNTTPKQWLRDKRLEEAYYLIKHKKEKAAEIYLDLGFENLSHFYYSFKQKFGVTSSEV